A region from the Lycium barbarum isolate Lr01 chromosome 8, ASM1917538v2, whole genome shotgun sequence genome encodes:
- the LOC132605284 gene encoding calcium permeable stress-gated cation channel 1-like, with protein sequence MVNHQDHYLTHQVVYNANKLTKLVNEKKKEQNWLDYYQLKYTRNQSKRPTSKTGFLGLCGKTVDAIDFNTSEIEKLSKKISDERMNIIGSTKYIMPAAFVSFRTRWAAAVCAQTQQARNPTVWLTEWAPEPRDVYWDNLAIPYVSLSIRRLWHFSSLPSFS encoded by the exons ATGGTcaaccatcaagatcattactTAACTCATCAG gttgtataCAATGCCAACAAGTTGACAAAGCTAGTCAATGAGAAGAAGAAAGAGCAGAATTGGCTTGACTATTATCAACTCAAGTATACTAGAAATCAGTCCAAAAGGCCAACATCAAAG ACTGGTTTTCTGGGCTTATGCGGCAAGACCGTTGATGCGATTGATTTCAATACTTCTGAAATTGAAAAGCTCTCAAAAAAA ATATCTGATGAGAGAATGAATATTATTGGGAGCACCAAGTATATTATGCCAGCAGCATTTGTTTCTTTTAGAACAAGATGGGCAGCTGCGGTTTGTGCACAAACACAACAAGCCAGAAATCCAACAGTGTGGTTAACTGAGTGGGCTCCCGAGCCCCGTGATGTCTACTGGGATAATTTGGCAATTCCTTATGTTTCACTATCAATCAGGAGGCTGTGGCATTTTTCTTCCTTACCTTCTTTTTCATGA